The DNA window CTGTTACCTTCACTGCCAACCCTCTCTGCTTTTTTTTGTCGGCTATCGGAGTGACTTCCTCCTACTTCTTATACACATCAACCGACAATAGTGTTAATTTTTCTTACCAGGTGGGGTTTAACAGAAGGTACAGTTGGCGAACAGCATCCTTCTAACGTCCAAAACACTCCTGACACCTACTCACTGCGCAAAGTTTACACCAAAAAATAAACTATGTCAAGGGGGTATTATCTATGATTTACCCCTTTAAACGACCTAAATCCTGATATAATCGCTCATTTCGACGAATTAAATCTTATTTCGGCTATTTTCGCCGTATTCCTCAATTGTTCAGGCGGCCCTGATTATTTCTCCAGGCCAGCGGGGAAAATTATTCCGGCATTGTGGAAACTATTCCCCGACACGCAGCAACGAGAGCGATCAGGAAAATTATTCCTCTTTCCCGGCTGGCTCATCGCCGGAACCGTCTTCAGGCTCCTTCTCCCCTTTTATCGACGTTATCTCATCCTCCTTGACCTTTAATTGCTCTTCGAGATCACGAATCTCATCGACGAGCTTCAGGACTTCACTGTCGTCGGTCGTCCTGTTGTCGCAATGTCCCTGAACTGTTATCAGGTCATAAAGTCTCCCACCGAGTTCCGAGAGATGTTTCTCGATCGCCCGATTCACTCCCGCCATCTCGATCTTTTTCTTTCCTATCCTGGCGAGTTCATCCGTCTTGTCATATGCAGTCCCATACCAATCGATCAGGTTACCCTTTACTTTGTCCCACAAGGATTCCATTTCTGCCCCTTCCTGTCCGAGGTTGATTTCCCTTGAATTTTCATCCGCTCTCTGACATATATCGTTCATTCTCACGGTATACTCTGGAGGTGTACTTGAACGATACAATAATCTTTATATCGGATACTCATTTTAAATTCAATAGTAATGACCTGCGCGAAAAGGTCAAAAGAAGTCTTTTTCTCGATTTTCTGAAAGCGAACCACGGCATCTCCCGTCTTTACCTTGTGGGCGATACTTTCGACTTCTGGTTCGAGTATGAAAGTGTCATCCCGACATATTTTTTTGATATTCTGAACGGCCTTGCCAGATTACGTGAAAGCGGCACGAAGATAATGATAACCGGTGGAAATCATGATTACTGGCTGGGAAGTTTCATTTCAGACAAACTGGGGCTGACCATCCTTCCCGACGAAGTCACTCATGATATCCAGGGCAGGAAGGTAACGATAAACCATGGTGATACCCTGATGCCGGGAGATTACAGCTACAAATTGCTCAGGACGATTATCAGAAGCCGCCCGGCTATCTGGCTGGCGAGACTACTTCACCCCGCTATCCTCTTCAGGTTCGCCAGCTGGTTCTCCCGAACAAGCAAGGAGTTCACTTCTGCCGGCACAAAGCGCAATGCCGAACACCTTTTTTCGATAGCGGAATCGACTTTCTTTGACAGGGGAAATGACACTTTCGTTATGGGACACGTCCATCTCCCCGGAATAAGGCAATACGGGGAAAAGACGTTCGCCATCCTCGGAGACTG is part of the Candidatus Latescibacterota bacterium genome and encodes:
- a CDS encoding UDP-2,3-diacylglucosamine diphosphatase, whose protein sequence is MNDTIIFISDTHFKFNSNDLREKVKRSLFLDFLKANHGISRLYLVGDTFDFWFEYESVIPTYFFDILNGLARLRESGTKIMITGGNHDYWLGSFISDKLGLTILPDEVTHDIQGRKVTINHGDTLMPGDYSYKLLRTIIRSRPAIWLARLLHPAILFRFASWFSRTSKEFTSAGTKRNAEHLFSIAESTFFDRGNDTFVMGHVHLPGIRQYGEKTFAILGDWERHYSYLRLTGGQFSLENLQSEGKRLIETL